The following coding sequences lie in one Saccopteryx bilineata isolate mSacBil1 chromosome X, mSacBil1_pri_phased_curated, whole genome shotgun sequence genomic window:
- the MED12 gene encoding mediator of RNA polymerase II transcription subunit 12 isoform X8 produces the protein MAAFGILSYEHRPLKRPRLGPPDVYPQDPKQKEDELTALNVKQGFNNQPAVSGDEHGTAKNVNFNPAKISSNFSSIIAEKLRCNTLPDTGRRKPQVNQKDNFWLVTPRSQSAINTWFTDLAGTKPLTQLAKKVPIFNKKEEVFGYLAKYTVPVMRAAWLIKMTCAYYAAINETKAKKRQVVDPFTEWTQIITKYLWEQLQKMAEYYRPGPAGGGGCGSTIGPLPHDVEVAIRQWDYNEKLAMFMFQDGMLDRHEFLTWVLECFEKIRPGEDELLKLLLPLLLRYSGEFVQSAYLSRRLAYFCTRRLALQLDGMSSHSAHVMSAQSTGTLPTTPAPQPPTSNAPSTPFSDLLMCPQHRPLVFGLSCILQTILLCCPSALVWHYSLTDSRIKTGSPLDHLPIAPSNLPMPEGNSAFTQQVRAKLREIEQQIKERGQAVEVRWSFDKCQEATAGFTIGRVLHTLEVLDSHSFERSDFSNSLDSLCNRIFGLGPSKDGHEISSDDDAVVSLLCEWAVSCKRSGRHRAMVVAKLLEKRQAEIEAERCGESEVADEKGSIASGSLSASSAPIFQDVLLQFLDTQAPMLTDPRSESERVEFFNLVLLFCELIRHDVFSHNMYTCTLISRGDLAFGAPGPRPPSPFDDPADDSERKEAEGSSSSKLEDPGLSESIDIDPSSSVLFEDMEKPDFSLFSPTMPCEGKGSPSPEKADVEKEVKPPAKEKIEGTLGVLYEQPRHVQYATHFPIPQEESCSHECNQRLVVLFGVGKQRDDARHAIKKITKDILKVLNRKGTAETDQLAPIVPLNPGDLTFLGGEDGQKRRRSRPEAFPTAEDIFAKFQHLSHYDQHQVTAQVSRNVLEQITSFALGMSYHLPLVQHVQFIFDLMEYSLSISGLIDFAIQLLNELSVVEAELLLKSSDLVGSYTTSLCLCIVAVLRHYHACLILNQDQMAQVFEGLCGVVKHGMNRSDGSSAERCILAYLYDLYTSCSHLKIKFGELFSDFCSKVKNTIYCNVEPSESNMRWAPEFMIDTLENPAAHTFTYMGLGKSLSENPANRYSFVCNALMHVCVGHHDPDRVNDIAILCAELTGYCKSLSAEWLGVLKALCCSSNNGTCGFNDLLCNVDVSDLSFHDSLATFVAILIARQCLLLEDLIRCAAIPSLLNAACSEQDSEPGARLTCRILLHLFKTPQLNPCQSDGNKPAVGIRSSCDRHLLAASQNRIVDGAVFAVLKAVFVLGDAELKGSGFTVTGGTEELAEEEGGGVSGGRRQGGRSVSVETASLDVYAKYVLRSICQQEWVGERCLKSLCEDSNDLQDPVLSSAQAQRLMQLICYPHRVLDSEDGENPQRQRIKRILQNLDQWTMRQSSLELQLMIKQTPNNEMNSLLENIAKATIEVFQQSAETGSSSGNTASNMASSNKTKPVLSSLERSGVWLVAPLIAKLPTSVQGHVLKAAGEELEKGQHLGSSSRKERDRQKQKSMSLLSQQPFLSLVLTCLKGQDEQREGLLTSLYSQVHQIVNNWRDDQYLDDCKPKQLMHEALKLRLNLVGGMFDTVQRSTQQTTEWAVLLLEIIISGTVDMQSNNELFTTVLDMLSVLINGTLAADMSSISQGSMEENKRAYMNLVKKLQKELGERQSDSLEKVYQLLPLPKPTRDVITCEPQGSLIDTKGNKIAGFDSIFKKEGLQVSTKQKISPWDLFEGLKPSAPLSWGWFGTVRVDRRVARGEEQQRLLLYHTHLRPRPRAYYLEPLPLPPEDEEPPAPTLLEPEKKPPEPPKTDKPGAAPASTEERKKKSTKGKKRSQPAAKTEEYGMGPGRSGPYGVTVPPDLLHHTNPGSITHVSYRQGPIGLYTQNQPLPAGGPRVDPYRPVRLPMQKLPARPPYPAVLPTAMTGVMGLEPSSYKPSMYRQQQPAVPQGQRLRQQLQAKIQSQGMLGQSSVHQMTPSSSYGLQTSQGYTPYVSHVGLQQHAGPTDPTRHLQQRPSGYVHQQAPSYGHGLTSTQRFSHQTLQQTSMIGSLTPLGAQGVQAAVRSAAILPEQQQQQQQQQQQQQQQQQQQQQQQQQQQQYHIRQQQQQQQQILRQQQQQQQQQPPPPQQAHQQPQQQPPPQPQQQQAAPPQPQPQSQPQFQRQGLQQTQQQQQTAALVRQLQQQLSNTQPQPSTNIFGRY, from the exons ATGGCGGCTTTCGGGATCTTGAGCTACGAACACCGGCCCTTGAAGCGGCCGAGGCTGGGGCCTCCCGATGTGTACCCTCAAGACCCCAAACAGAAGGAG GATGAGCTGACGGCCTTGAATGTGAAACAAGGTTTCAATAACCAGCCGGCTGTCTCTGGGGATGAACATGGCACTGCCAAGAATGTCAACTTCAATCCTGCCAAG ATCAGTTCCAACTTCAGCAGCATTATTGCAGAGAAGTTACGTTGTAACACCCTCCCTGACACTGGTCGCAGGAAGCCCCAAGTGAACCAGAAGGACAACTTCTGGCTGGTGACTCCACGATCCCAGAGTGCCATTAACACCTGGTTCACTGACCTGGCTGGCACTAAGCCACTCACACAACTAGCCAAGAAG GTCCCCATTTTCAATAAGAAGGAAGAAGTGTTTGGGTACTTAGCCAAATACACAGTGCCTGTGATGAGGGCTGCCTGGCTCATTAAGATGACCTGTGCCTACTATGCAGCAATCAATGAGACCAAGGCTAAGAAGAGACAGGTCGTTGACCCCTTCACAG AGTGGACTCAGATCATCACCAAGTACTTATGGGAGCAGCTGCAAAAGATGGCTGAAtactaccggccagggcctgcgggCGGTGGGGGCTGCGGTTCCACTATAGGGCCCTTGCCCCATGATGTAGAGGTGGCAATACGACAGTGGGACTACAATGAGAAGCTGGCCATGTTCATGTTTCAG GACGGAATGCTGGATAGACACGAGTTCCTGACCTGGGTACTTGAGTGTTTTGAGAAAATCCGCCCTGGAGAAGATGAATTGCTTAaactgctgctgcccctgctgctTCGA TACTCTGGGGAATTCGTTCAGTCTGCATACCTCTCCCGCCGCCTTGCCTACTTCTGTACCCGAAGACTGGCCCTGCAGCTGGATGGCATGAGCAGTCACTCAGCTCACGTTATGTCTGCCCAGTCGACAGGCACACTGCCCACCACCCCTGCTCCTCAGCCCCCAACTAGCAACGCACCCTCTACACCCTTTAGTGACCTGCTTATGTGCCCTCAGCACCGGCCCCTGGTTTTTGGCCTCAGCTGTATCCTTCAA ACCATCCTCCTGTGTTGTCCTAGTGCCCTGGTTTGGCACTACTCGCTGACTGATAGCCGAATTAAGACTGGATCACCACTTGACCACCTGCCTATTGCCCCCTCCAACCTGCCCATGCCAGAGGGCAACAGTGCCTTCACTCAACAG GTCCGTGCAAAGTTACGGGAGATCGAGCAGCAGATCAAGGAGCGCGGACAGGCAGTTGAGGTCCGCTGGTCTTTTGATAAGTGTCAGGAAGCTACTGCAG GCTTCACTATTGGACGGGTGCTCCACACTCTGGAAGTGCTGGACAGCCATAGTTTTGAGCGCTCTGACTTCAGCAACTCTCTTGACTCCCTTTGTAACCGAATCTTTGGCTTGGGGCCTAGCAAGGATGGCCATGAG ATCTCCTCAGATGACGATGCCGTGGTCTCTCTGCTGTGTGAATGGGCTGTCAGCTGCAAGCGGTCCGGCCGGCACCGCGCCATGGTGGTGGCCAAGCTCCTGGAGAAGAGGCAGGCGGAGATCGAAGCTGAG CGCTGTGGAGAATCGGAAGTCGCAGACGAGAAAGGTTCCATCGCCTCTGGCTCCCTTTCTGCTTCCAGTGCTCCCATTTTCCAGGACGTCCTCCTTCAGTTTCTGGATACACAGGCTCCCATGCTGA cGGACCCCCGAAGTGAGAGCGAGCGGGTGGAATTCTTTAACTTGGTACTGCTGTTCTGTGAACTGATTCGACATGATGTTTTCTCCCACAACATGTATACTTGCACCCTCATCTCCCGAGGGGACCTTGCCTTTGGAGCCCCTGGGCCACGGCCTCCCTCTCCCTTTGACGACCCTGCTGATGACTCCGAGCGCAAAGAGGCTGAGGGCAGCAGCAGTAGCAAGCTGGAG GATCCAGGGCTCTCGGAGTCTATCGACATCGACCCGAGTTCCAGCGTGCTCTTTGAGGACATGGAGAAGCCTGATTTCTCA TTGTTCTCCCCAACCATGCCCTGTGAGGGGAAGGGCAGCCCTTCCCCCGAGAAAGCAGACGTTGAGAAGGAGGTGAAGCCACCAGCCAAGGAGAAGATAGAAGGAACTCTCGGGGTTCTTTACGAGCAGCCGCGGCATGTGCAATATGCCACCCACTTTCCGATACCGCAG GAGGAGTCCTGCAGCCATGAGTGCAACCAGCGCTTGGTCGTACTGTTTGGGGTGGGAAAGCAGCGAGATGATGCCCGCCATGCCATCAAGAAAATCACCAAGGATATTCTGAAGGTTCTGAACCGCAAGGGGACAGCGGAAACTG ACCAGCTTGCTCCTATTGTGCCTCTGAATCCTGGAGACCTGACATTCTTAG GTGGGGAGGATGGGCAGAAGCGGAGGCGCAGCCGGCCTGAAGCCTTCCCCACAGCCGAAGATATCTTCGCTAAGTTCCAGCACCTTTCACATTATGACCAACACCAGGTCACTGCTCAG GTCTCCCGGAATGTTCTGGAGCAGATCACAAGCTTTGCCCTTGGCATGTCGTACCACCTGCCCCTGGTGCAGCACGTGCAGTTCATCTTTGACCTCATGGAATACTCGCTCAGCATCAGTGGCCTCATCGACTTTGCCATTCAG CTGCTGAATGAGCTGAGTGTCGTCGAGGCCGAGCTGCTTCTCAAATCCTCCGACTTGGTGGGCAGCTACACGACCAGCCTGTGCCTGTGCATCGTGGCTGTCCTGCGGCACTATCATGCCTGCCTCATCCTCAACCAGGACCAGATGGCACAGGTCTTCGAGGG GCTGTGTGGCGTAGTGAAACACGGGATGAACCGGTCAGATGGCTCCTCCGCCGAGCGTTGTATCCTAGCTTATCTCTATGATCTGTACACCTCCTGTAGCCATTTAAAGATCAAATTTGGGGAGCTTTTCAG CGACTTCTGCTCCAAGGTCAAGAACACCATCTATTGCAACGTGGAGCCATCAGAATCCAATATGCGCTGGGCACCTGAATTCATGATCGACACTCTGGAGAACCCTGCCGCTCACACCTTCACCTACATGGGGCTAGGCAAGAGTCTTAGTGAGAACCCTGCTAACCGCTACAGCTTTGTCTGCAATGCCCTTATGCACGTCTGTGTGGGGCACCATGATCCCGATAG GGTTAATGACATCGCAATCCTGTGCGCTGAGCTGACTGGCTATTGCAAGTCACTGAGTGCGGAATGGCTGGGAGTACTGAAGGCCTTGTGCTGCTCCTCTAACAATGGCACTTGTGGTTTCAACGACCTCCTCTGCAATGTGGAT GTCAGTGACCTGTCTTTTCATGACTCCCTGGCCACTTTTGTCGCCATCCTTATCGCTCGGCAGTGTTTGCTTCTTGAGGATCTGATTCGCTGTGCTGCTATCCCGTCACTCCTTAATGCTG CGTGCAGTGAACAGGACTCTGAGCCAGGGGCCCGGCTTACCTGCCGCATCCTCCTCCATCTTTTCAAGACACCTCAGCTCAATCCTTGCCAGTCCGATGGCA ACAAGCCTGCTGTAGGAATCCGCTCCTCCTGTGACCGCCACCTGCTGGCTGCCTCTCAGAACCGCATCGTGGATGGAGCTGTGTTTGCTGTTCTCAAGGCTGTGTTTGTACTTG GGGACGCGGAACTGAAGGGCTCAGGCTTCACTGTGACAGGAGGAACggaagaacttgcagaggaggagggaggaggtgtcAGCGGCGGTCGGAGGCAGGGTGGCCGCAGCGTCTCTGTGGAGACAGCCAGTCTGGATGTCTATGCCAAGTACGTGCTGCGCAGCATCTGCCAACAG GAATGGGTAGGAGAGCGTTGCCTCAAGTCGCTGTGTGAGGACAGCAATGACCTACAAGACCCAGTGCTGAGTAGTGCCCAGGCCCAGCGGCTCATGCAGCTCATCTGCTACCCACACCGTGTGCTGGACAGCGAGGACGGGGAGAACCCGCAGCGCCAGCGCATTAAGCGTATTCTCCAG AACCTGGACCAGTGGACCATGCGCCAGTCTTCCCTGGAACTGCAGCTCATGATCAAGCAGACCCCCAACAAT GAGATGAACTCCCTGTTAGAAAACATTGCCAAGGCCACAATCGAGGTTTTCCAACAGTCAGCCGAGACAGGGTCGTCTTCGGGAAACACTGCGAGCAACATGGCCAGCAGCAACAAGACCAAGCCCGTGCTCAG CTCTCTAGAGCGCTCCGGTGTCTGGCTGGTGGCCCCTCTCATTGCTAAACTGCCCACCTCTGTCCAGGGGCACGTGCTAAAGGCtgcaggggaggagctggagaagGGCCAGCACTTGGGTTCTTCTTCCCGCAAAGAACGTGACCGGCAAAAGCAAAAGAG CATGTCCCTCTTGAGCCAGCAGCCCTTCTTATCACTGGTGCTGACATGTCTGAAAGGACAGGATGAGCAGCGCGAGGGCCTCCTCACCTCCCTCTATAGCCAGGTGCACCAG ATTGTGAATAATTGGCGAGATGACCAGTACTTAGATGATTGCAAACCAAAGCAGCTAATGCATGAGGCTCTTAAACTGCGGCTCAATCTG GTGGGCGGCATGTTTGACACGGTGCAGCGCAGCACGCAGCAGACCACGGAGTGGGCGGTGCTCCTCCTCGAGATCATCATTAGCGGCACCGTGGACATGCAGTCCAACAA CGAGCTCTTCACTACTGTGTTGGACATGCTGAGTGTGCTCATCAACGGGACGCTGGCCGCAGACATGTCCAGCATCTCTCAAGGCAGCATGGAGGAGAACAAACGTGCGTACATGAACCTGGTGAAGAAGCTGCAG AAGGAGTTGGGGGAACGCCAGTCAGACAGTCTGGAAAAGGTTTACCAGCTGCTGCCACTGCCCAAGCCGACCCGTGATGTCATCACCTGCGAACCACAGGGCTCCCTTATTGACACCAAGGGCAACAAGATTGCTGGCTTTGACTCCATCTTCAAGAAGGAG GGTCTACAGGTTTCCACCAAACAAAAGATCTCTCCCTGGGATCTTTTTGAGGGCTTGAAGCCGTCAGCGCCCCTGTCTTGGGGCTGGTTTGGAACAGTCCGGGTAGACCGGCGGGTGGCCCGAGGCGAGGAGCAGCAGCGCCTGCTGCTCTACCACACACACCTGAGGCCCCGGCCCCGGGCTTATTATCTGGAGCCCCTGCCACTGCCGCCAGAGGATGAGGAGCCCCCTGCTCCCACCCTGCTGGAGCCTGAGAAAAAGCCTCCAGAGCCCCCCAAAACGGACAAACCTGGGGCCGCACCAGCCAGTACTGAGGAGCGCAAGAAGAAGTCCACCAAGGGCAAGAAACGCAGCCAGCCGGCCGCCAAGACAGAG GAGTACGGAATGGGCCCAGGCCGGAGCGGCCCCTACGGTGTGACGGTGCCTCCAGACCTCCTGCACCACACTAACCCTGGTTCTATAACGCACGTTAGCTACAGGCAGGGCCCCATAGGCCTCTACACCCAGAACCAGCCACTCCCTGCAG GCGGCCCTCGTGTGGACCCATACCGCCCTGTGAGGTTACCCATGCAGAAGCTGCCGGCTCGACCACCCTACCCTGCAGTGCTGCCCACAGCCATGACCGGGGTCATGGGCCTGGAACCCTCTTCCTACAAGCCCTCCATGTACCGCCAGCAGCAGCCTGCTGTGCCCCAAGGCCAGCGCCTCCGCCAACAGCTCCAGGCAAAGATA cAGAGTCAGGGGATGCTGGGCCAGTCATCTGTCCACCAGATGACTCCCAGCTCTTCGTACGGCTTGCAGACCTCCCAG GGCTATACTCCTTACGTTTCTCACGTGGGATTGCAGCAGCACGCAGGCCCCACAG ATCCCACTCGTCACCTGCAGCAGCGGCCCAGTGGCTATGTACACCAGCAGGCCCCATCCTACGGACACGGACTGACCTCCACTCAAAG GTTTTCACATCAGACCCTGCAGCAGACATCCATGATAGGCAGCCTGACCCCGCTGGGCGCTCAGGGGGTCCAGGCTGCAGTCCGGTCAGCTGCCATCCTgcctgagcagcagcagcagcagcaacagcagcagcagcagcagcagcaacagcagcagcagcaacagcagcagcaacaacaacaacaacaataccacattcggcagcagcagcagcaacagcagcagatcCTGCGG caacagcagcagcagcagcagcagcagccgccgccACCGCAGCAAGCACACCAGCAGCCGCAGCAGCAGCCGCCACCGCAGCCGCAGCAGCAGCAAGcggcccctccccagccccagccccagtcccagccccag TTCCAGcgccaggggctccagcagacccaGCAACAGCAGCAGACAGCAGCTTTGGTGCGGCAGCTCCAACAGCAGCTCTCCA ATACGCAGCCCCAGCCCAGTACCAACATATTTGGACGCTACTGA